The Dethiosulfovibrio faecalis genome has a segment encoding these proteins:
- a CDS encoding trans-sulfuration enzyme family protein yields the protein MRGKMGKQTTAVHGGGRKDDAFGAVNEPIYMTSNYRIPTDGTPVDWSGTESNIYARNRNVNQMVPQDKLCALTGAEDCAVFGSGVAALAGVFTTFLDSGDHVVVSEVCYSATNLLFRDYLPKKYGIDVTFVDTTDTEAVREAIGPKTRLVHVETPGNPTTEISDVEAIAASAHESGALVSVDATFAGPICIYPLKLGADLEIHSMTKYINGHGDSLGGCVLGRKELLAELKELAMVNYGGILSPFNAWLISRGLVTLPIRMAQHGDTAMAVARFLEKSPAVRFVWYPGLESHPQRERAEKLMKGRYSGMIAFDIEGDDMTHQRFLDELKLVTHAVSLGDTESLIVYYDKNSDKLPHYPEIFRKGFFRFSIGLEDGEDIIEDMEQAFQACGLI from the coding sequence ATGAGAGGAAAGATGGGAAAACAGACTACCGCGGTACACGGCGGAGGGAGAAAGGACGACGCGTTCGGGGCCGTCAACGAGCCGATCTACATGACCTCCAACTACCGCATCCCCACCGACGGCACCCCGGTGGACTGGAGCGGAACGGAGAGCAACATCTACGCCAGAAACCGAAACGTCAACCAGATGGTGCCACAGGACAAGCTCTGCGCCCTGACCGGAGCGGAGGACTGCGCCGTCTTCGGAAGCGGAGTGGCGGCCCTTGCCGGGGTGTTCACCACCTTCCTCGACTCGGGGGACCACGTCGTTGTATCCGAGGTCTGCTACAGCGCCACCAACCTGCTGTTTCGGGACTACCTGCCTAAAAAATACGGCATAGACGTGACCTTCGTGGACACCACCGACACCGAGGCGGTGAGGGAAGCCATAGGCCCCAAGACCCGACTGGTCCACGTGGAGACCCCCGGCAATCCCACGACGGAGATCAGCGACGTGGAGGCCATAGCCGCATCCGCCCACGAGAGCGGGGCCCTGGTATCGGTGGACGCCACCTTCGCCGGCCCCATCTGCATCTACCCCCTGAAGCTGGGGGCGGACCTGGAGATCCACAGCATGACCAAGTACATAAACGGCCACGGCGACTCCCTGGGAGGATGCGTGCTCGGCAGAAAAGAACTGCTTGCGGAACTGAAGGAACTGGCCATGGTCAACTACGGCGGCATACTGAGCCCCTTCAACGCATGGCTGATATCCAGAGGACTGGTGACCCTCCCGATCAGGATGGCCCAACACGGCGATACCGCCATGGCGGTGGCACGGTTCCTGGAGAAGAGTCCGGCGGTCCGCTTCGTCTGGTATCCCGGGCTGGAGAGCCATCCCCAGCGAGAGAGGGCCGAGAAGCTGATGAAGGGCCGGTATTCCGGCATGATTGCCTTCGACATAGAGGGCGACGACATGACCCACCAGAGGTTCCTGGACGAGCTTAAGCTGGTGACCCACGCCGTCTCCCTGGGAGACACGGAGAGCCTCATAGTCTACTACGATAAAAACAGCGATAAACTGCCCCACTATCCGGAAATCTTCCGAAAGGGTTTCTTCCGCTTCAGCATCGGCCTGGAGGATGGAGAGGACATCATCGAGGACATGGAGCAGGCGTTCCAAGCCTGTGGCCTGATCTGA
- a CDS encoding MATE family efflux transporter yields MNELGSRRLFFKYAVPQMVGLLFNSIYLIVDGVFIGNRLGRIGMAAAAISVPVIEILIAISMALASGAGIMISDRLGRERLGEALRIFKASILLSALVGSAVVLLGNHFCHGIARLLGATPGIHDQAVGYLRYIVLFSPFLLFSFLLGGLARNDGRPGLAMTALTLGSLSNVVLDYLFLYPMDMGIEGAALATAIGPVVSVIVLLPHFLLKKGRLYLEKATIRWKDWHDILRLGSPSFVMEFSIGIITFIYNVAIVKNGYGETGLAAYLVIGYMMLIFLTLFLGMAEGLQPVFSYLQSVGNHGKNDELLSFARCFFLAIGISCHVGIVLFGRDFISIFSPEEIAMIDLAEKASPVYFAGFFLAGFNILEISFRQSTGVTRSAMTISLLRSVVAPPVLIGLLPLALGRESIWACHSLAEAGTACYIFKTTRRNER; encoded by the coding sequence TTGAACGAACTCGGAAGTCGCAGGCTGTTTTTCAAATACGCCGTGCCTCAGATGGTGGGACTGCTGTTCAACTCCATCTATCTAATAGTGGACGGCGTCTTCATAGGCAACCGCCTGGGCAGGATCGGCATGGCCGCCGCGGCCATCTCCGTTCCCGTGATAGAGATACTGATAGCCATCTCCATGGCCCTGGCCTCCGGAGCGGGAATCATGATCTCCGATCGGCTGGGCCGTGAAAGGCTCGGCGAGGCCCTCAGGATATTCAAGGCGTCCATACTTCTCTCTGCCCTTGTAGGATCGGCGGTCGTCCTGTTGGGAAATCACTTCTGCCACGGGATCGCCAGGCTTCTGGGAGCGACGCCGGGGATCCACGACCAGGCTGTGGGCTACCTGAGATACATCGTGCTGTTTTCGCCCTTTCTCCTCTTCAGCTTTCTCCTGGGAGGACTGGCCAGAAACGACGGCCGTCCCGGCCTCGCCATGACGGCCCTGACCCTGGGCTCTCTGTCCAACGTCGTTTTGGACTACCTGTTCCTCTACCCCATGGACATGGGCATAGAGGGTGCGGCTCTGGCTACGGCTATAGGCCCGGTCGTGAGCGTTATCGTACTGCTGCCCCACTTCCTGCTGAAAAAGGGCAGGCTGTACCTCGAAAAGGCAACGATCCGATGGAAAGACTGGCACGACATATTGAGGCTGGGATCTCCGTCCTTCGTGATGGAGTTCAGCATAGGGATAATTACCTTTATCTACAACGTTGCCATCGTTAAAAACGGATACGGAGAGACCGGCCTGGCGGCTTATCTGGTCATAGGGTACATGATGCTCATATTCCTGACCCTCTTTCTAGGCATGGCCGAGGGCCTTCAGCCGGTGTTCAGCTACCTCCAGAGCGTGGGGAACCACGGGAAAAACGACGAACTCCTGTCCTTCGCCAGGTGCTTTTTTCTGGCGATCGGTATATCCTGCCATGTGGGGATAGTCCTGTTCGGACGGGATTTCATATCCATCTTCTCGCCGGAGGAGATAGCCATGATAGATCTGGCGGAAAAAGCGAGCCCGGTCTACTTCGCCGGATTTTTTCTGGCCGGGTTCAACATCCTGGAGATATCCTTCCGGCAATCCACCGGAGTAACGAGGAGTGCCATGACGATCTCCCTGCTCAGGAGCGTGGTGGCACCTCCTGTCCTGATAGGTCTGCTGCCCCTCGCCCTGGGGAGAGAGTCCATATGGGCCTGCCATTCTCTTGCCGAGGCTGGGACGGCCTGCTATATATTCAAGACGACGAGGAGGAACGAAAGATGA
- a CDS encoding B3/4 domain-containing protein, whose amino-acid sequence MKRFIVEDDFRQVFPDSLIGIVVCRGLDNSIRNEEEYREMLKEAETEALKHLTESEFSENGPVKVWREAFRKFKTKKGARSSIEALLKRVQKGQELRTINPLVDIYNAISLRYGLPCGGEDIDTFVGDIKLTKAIGDEDFIVLGEDKSSPPYEGEIVYKDDLGAICRCWNWRESVRTMLTDETKNAFLCIELVDDSRRSDLEKALKELSDMVKEKLGGTCEISILDSENGEAAIEP is encoded by the coding sequence ATGAAAAGGTTCATCGTCGAGGACGACTTCCGGCAGGTGTTCCCCGATTCGCTCATAGGGATCGTGGTCTGCCGCGGCCTAGACAACTCGATCAGGAACGAAGAGGAATACCGGGAGATGCTCAAGGAAGCGGAGACGGAGGCACTCAAACACCTGACCGAAAGCGAGTTCTCCGAAAACGGCCCCGTGAAGGTATGGAGAGAGGCCTTCAGAAAGTTCAAGACCAAGAAGGGAGCCAGATCGTCCATAGAGGCACTGCTGAAAAGGGTCCAGAAGGGACAGGAACTGAGGACCATAAACCCTCTGGTGGACATCTACAACGCCATCTCTCTGAGATACGGTCTACCCTGCGGCGGCGAGGACATAGACACCTTCGTGGGAGACATAAAACTGACCAAGGCGATCGGCGACGAGGATTTCATCGTTCTCGGAGAGGACAAGTCCTCCCCTCCCTACGAGGGAGAGATAGTCTATAAAGACGATCTGGGCGCCATCTGCCGCTGCTGGAACTGGAGGGAGTCGGTCCGCACCATGTTGACCGACGAGACGAAGAACGCCTTTTTATGTATCGAGCTGGTGGACGACTCCAGAAGAAGCGACCTCGAAAAAGCTCTGAAAGAGCTGTCCGATATGGTCAAAGAGAAGCTGGGCGGCACCTGCGAGATCTCGATTTTAGACAGTGAAAACGGGGAAGCCGCGATAGAGCCTTAA
- a CDS encoding radical SAM protein: MKGFSYKEIYEENGRRVLEVNVLPEKHCNFDCVFCPIGRSKDKVDTQRPFDGLEESLAELKRRIKAEKPDLVFINSMGEAFVHQGIGEIVDLIRSTGTAVRLLSNGYLLGRDGYMEIANRCDEVVGELKTISEKRFQKFQRPMEGYSLSEYLRNMEAFRRQYEGKFILEVTAIKGCNDDDVSVLRTKAAVRRISPDVLEVVRIEEERFQKALGVTPERLEEIERELRDAL, translated from the coding sequence ATGAAAGGGTTCAGTTACAAGGAGATCTACGAGGAGAACGGCAGAAGAGTGCTGGAGGTTAACGTGCTTCCCGAAAAGCACTGCAACTTCGACTGCGTGTTCTGTCCCATAGGGAGGTCGAAGGACAAGGTGGACACCCAGAGACCCTTCGACGGCCTGGAGGAATCCCTGGCGGAGCTGAAAAGAAGGATAAAGGCGGAGAAGCCCGATCTGGTCTTCATAAACTCGATGGGAGAAGCCTTCGTCCACCAGGGGATCGGAGAGATAGTCGACTTGATCCGATCCACCGGAACGGCGGTCCGCCTCCTCTCCAACGGCTACCTTCTGGGAAGGGACGGCTACATGGAGATAGCGAATCGATGCGACGAGGTCGTCGGGGAGCTGAAGACCATATCGGAGAAACGGTTTCAGAAATTCCAGCGTCCCATGGAAGGCTACTCCCTGTCGGAGTATCTCCGCAATATGGAGGCCTTCCGCAGACAGTACGAAGGAAAGTTCATTCTGGAGGTCACGGCCATAAAAGGTTGTAACGACGACGATGTCTCGGTTTTGAGGACGAAGGCGGCGGTCCGGAGGATATCCCCGGACGTACTGGAGGTGGTGAGGATCGAGGAAGAACGGTTTCAAAAGGCCCTGGGAGTTACCCCGGAAAGGCTGGAGGAGATAGAGAGAGAGCTGAGGGACGCCCTCTAG